DNA from Toxoplasma gondii ME49 chromosome X, whole genome shotgun sequence:
TATTTGAGTATGCGCGGGTACCTGTGCATACACGCGCTCATTTGCTTGCATCACAGAcgtcgtgtctctccgtcgagACAGTTGATGATCACGCCCTTCACggctgcctctctgtcggcAGCAGACAGGCCGGTCTCCCCGGAGGGGCGCGAACACACGAGCAAGCCAGGAGAAAATTGGAAGCAAACACGGAAGGCGACGCAAGGGGCGGAAGCGCAACCGAGACAGCTGATCAAAGGGGAGAAACCGAGGCTGCACAccaagaagcggagaggagacgcggccAGGCGTGTGAAACAGAGAACccagacgagaaggaagtctGAACGAAACTGCGGACTGACCTGCCAGATCGAGAGGGTAAATGGGAGCAACAGCTCTCCGCCCTCCACTGTGAGGCATCTCCCCCGCATCGTCGAGCGCATGGTGGACCCCCATTATCCTTCGCCGTCAAAAAACGCTCCAAGGTATTTCTCTGCGGCGTCCGCGAACTTAGCCACGTAGCGCCGGACTCAACAGCACCCGCTGCCCCacgcaagagagacacgacgatgcagacaggaagacaagaagagggTAGAGGAGAAttcgagagacaagacgggCAGAAGGTTCAGCCAGAGGAAGATCCGGTGCAGAAGGACAGCACGGGAGCGGACAGCAGGCGGAGAAGTCGCGCGGGCGTGGAGACCGGAGGTCGCACAGGCGCCGCCGATATGGGGGAAAGCAGTTGGGGCGTGGTTCGCCGAATGAGAGGCGGAAAGAGGAACTGTAAACGACACTCGAAGTGGGGAACGACGAAGGTTTCAGGGCCGAagcgctgcagagaagaaatgcgAAGCGAGAACCGGCGCGGGGGAGGGCCAGCAAATCACGGCTTGCtcaaagacggagacacagacgcaacCATCGACGAGTGTGGGGGGTGCCGTgaagcagaaacaaaaaaggagaaaaaggtgGGAGTTTTCTCTGACAGATCAACGGACAAACCGATTAGCGCTGAGCGACGGTTTCCCCAAAGGTCTTCGCCGCAGACCGCATGACTCTGTGCTGCGGGCTCGTCGATGCGCgcaaaacgcatgcacgggGAGGGGTACTTCCGAGGGACAACCGACGGGACCTGCGGACGTCTTTGATTTGAAACAGCTCTGGAGacgaaaacaggaaaaaagcagaaaaattCATTTCACACGGCAGATGTCGCGTGCGTGGAGGCTCAGTCACACAGGGGCGGCGAGACTCTCGCCGCGAAGCGAGACAGCGATTCGCGAAACGGGCAGACACACCGCAGCGCGAAACGCGGCAAGCGCGAGAGGGGGGTCTCTGGGAGGAACGGCGGGCCACCAATTTAAGGACCTCAATTCTCAGGAAAAACGGGAGATTCACTCCAAATAGAGTAAGGAGCGCCTACTACCTGCGTTAAAAGCGAATAGCGAACAACTAAAAACAAGGACGTGCTGGAACCGCTCCGGCCTCCCGTAGACAATCGAGGTGTATAGACACCCGAGCAAGAGAGGGCAGACTCTCGTCTCCCACCCCCCGGAAAGCGAAGCGCTTCGCGCCGGAGCCTTTTCGAAAAGCGTCAAATGTGGCGATAGCGTTCTTTCATTTGGAAATAAATTGTGTTTCGACGCCACACCCACACCTGCGAGTTTGACGGTCGTGTAAAGAGACACCGCAACGAGGCAGATACAGCTCTCAGGCTTGCCAGCTGGCCATCCAGCCGGCTAGAGAGGCGGGTCACCAGTTTCCCAGAGAAATTATCACCACCTCCTCACGAGGTGACGATAGCGTGCATACTCAGCAAAAGTTTCCTGCAGATCTTCTACCTTCCACAAGATCGGTTTCCCTCGCTATTTCCTCAGCAGGAGAGACATccgacgagggagaaacgccACGCTTGACGCGTCGTATGTGCCGCGGTTGGGCGCACAGTGTGCAGCTCGGAATCGGGGGATTTTTTACAACAGTGCCGGAGAGCCCAGCTTTCCACAGTCTGTCCGAAAGCACATTTTTGGACCCTCGCGGAGGTGACGAAGTCTTTGTGCGAAGCGCGCCTCGAGTCGCCGCCTACCGCGCTCGGGCGTGTGAGGAAGCCGACACCCCTCAACGGCAGTCCGCCCGGGcgggaagggagagacggcggtTTCCGGATCTAAGCCgagtcttcttttctccacgcTGTTCTCACGGCAGCTGGGCAACTGCATTTTTAGCGCAAGCGACTATCTTTTGAACGAGCGGATTCGACAGAGTTTATCGCGACAGAGCAGGCCGGAATTCTACGCAAAAAGAGTTTTCTCGACGAGTTCTCGAtttttctcgagttttcgCGTCCACGCATGAGTGTCCACGGCAAAAAGAACAGCTCCGCCGCGCGGGCAGACAGACcctgtttcttttccagttCGCCAACAAGAGGCGCTTTCGGGGCCTGTCGCGTTGATCGCGATTTCTCGGCTCCTTGACGAATTTCACCGGGTTTTCTCGTCCGTCTTCGCCTGTGCTTCGCTGGACGTCCAACGCTTTCCCGAACAGCGAACTGCCTGGCGAACCGCCACTGCCTCCTCAGGACGACGCGGCGAAACTGGGGTTTCTGCGAATTCGGGGATTTCCTCCCTCCCGTCGCATCCGGTGCCGGTCAAGTCACGTATCGAGCTTTTGCAGACAGGAGcttcagctgcatgcagccctTTTGCGCCTTCTGTTGCTTAGCAGAACGTGTTGAATTCTCGAATGTCGAAGGCCTCTGTCGCATCATCGCGACCTTCTGTCCCCCAGTTTTCCCGCGTgaccgcgtctctctcggtttctgcCGCCCCGCCTGACCTTTTCCTTCACGCCTTCCAGCGTCAGTCAACGCCGGTCTCGCcattgttttccttctccccttctcctttccccctGTAGCCGAAAGTCATCTCTGTGCTCTCCCCAgccttctctccaccctTCCCCTCCCCCGCCTTCGCCCTGTGGTGTACGTTCCCTCGAGCGAGCTTCCGCGCTTTGCCGCTCCTgtcgtcgttctctttcgCCGCAATGTTGTCGTCTGCGCTTCGCTCCGTGAGGCC
Protein-coding regions in this window:
- a CDS encoding hypothetical protein (encoded by transcript TGME49_215270); translation: MQTGRQEEGRGEFERQDGQKVQPEEDPVQKDSTGADSRRRSRAGVETGGRTGAADMGESSWGVVRRMRGGKRNCKRHSKWGTTKVSGPKRCREEMRSENRRGGGPANHGLLKDGDTDATIDECGGCREAETKKEKKVGVFSDRSTDKPISAERRFPQRSSPQTA